One window from the genome of Deinococcus sp. NW-56 encodes:
- the priA gene encoding primosomal protein N' — protein MLPAPTLPPVPWRVALPLPVPALDFAAPHGFGGAVPVGCRVLVPWRGGLSVGLVVGAGEGGAGSSRLREAVHLLDDEDGPWVPPATVEAVTAWAREARLPAGLVWSDLLGVGWEVRLDHRVRAVPDADLGAFGSHVPGTAWTDAADYSPPLLDAIREQGLLEEAFRPRPRLRGVVRARPLGEVPPAARTVTVLRASAEPPPTLTPKGREAWAWLAGHGPQPTLAAWARGAGVSGGVVNGVLNAGGAFYAAEQAPPPPAWTWLHDHGPVDSLSAWASLASADGVGLTPTAAGTLALRGWADTVQEVAPPPTLAPPVPAPSPADPDRLPESAAWRLHGGRPASRFRTLAPRIARLLEQGRGVLVLAPDHATLRRAWEGLSGLAAAAGTRAVQVSGALTPEEREHTWHLIRTGAARLVVGSYLALVTPLEDPALIVVLEEGSDAYKLQSGSRAFVPDVAARVATCHDAALALVGVAPAAESVPLPGAVLPPPRLRLHVVDYANPPEQPELGPLSSVHLTPGDLGYPLSHDLVRLLRQVQERGRQAALLAPRRGYSALLRCPSCDHTPGCRNCDVPLRFHQGTRQLTCHQCGYHEPVPDRCDECGEQMWKARGPGTEWIAAEVARLVPGLPVYRCDRDRQDDLSPLHAGEGGVVVGTQLLLSGEAPPNLALIGVTLADTWLNVSDFRASERYHRLLRQLGEWHVTRPPLLVVQTFQAQHPALRVMVDGKDALAYPAAEERARKALGYPPHARLAQVEVAAREARRAKEVAAEVFDALHGAGATEGEVLGPAPSPVARLRGVYPYHLLLRARNDTRLSELLATLDRPWRARVRVDVNPRGGL, from the coding sequence ATGCTGCCCGCCCCCACCCTCCCCCCGGTGCCCTGGCGGGTGGCGCTTCCGTTGCCCGTTCCGGCGCTGGATTTCGCCGCCCCACACGGCTTCGGGGGCGCGGTGCCGGTGGGCTGCAGGGTACTGGTGCCCTGGCGCGGCGGGCTGTCGGTGGGGCTGGTGGTGGGGGCGGGCGAGGGCGGAGCCGGAAGCTCCCGCCTGCGCGAGGCCGTGCATCTGCTGGACGACGAGGACGGCCCCTGGGTCCCCCCCGCCACCGTGGAGGCGGTGACCGCCTGGGCGCGGGAGGCGCGGCTGCCCGCCGGGCTGGTCTGGAGTGACCTCCTCGGGGTGGGGTGGGAGGTTCGGCTGGACCACCGGGTCCGGGCGGTGCCCGACGCGGACCTGGGGGCCTTCGGGTCGCACGTGCCGGGCACCGCCTGGACCGATGCCGCCGACTACTCGCCTCCCTTGCTGGACGCCATCCGCGAGCAGGGCCTGCTGGAAGAAGCCTTCCGCCCCCGGCCCCGGTTGCGCGGGGTGGTGCGGGCACGGCCGCTGGGAGAGGTGCCGCCTGCCGCCCGCACGGTGACCGTGCTGCGGGCCTCGGCCGAGCCGCCCCCCACCCTGACCCCGAAAGGCCGGGAGGCGTGGGCGTGGCTGGCCGGGCATGGCCCTCAGCCCACCCTGGCGGCGTGGGCCAGGGGCGCGGGCGTGAGCGGCGGGGTGGTGAACGGCGTGCTGAACGCGGGCGGGGCGTTCTACGCGGCCGAACAGGCTCCACCACCCCCCGCCTGGACCTGGCTCCACGACCACGGCCCGGTGGACTCGCTGAGTGCGTGGGCCTCCCTCGCCTCGGCGGACGGGGTGGGGCTGACTCCCACGGCGGCGGGCACCCTGGCCCTGCGCGGCTGGGCCGACACGGTGCAGGAGGTCGCGCCGCCTCCCACGCTGGCCCCTCCCGTTCCGGCCCCCAGCCCCGCTGACCCCGACCGCCTCCCCGAGTCCGCCGCGTGGCGGCTGCACGGCGGGCGTCCGGCCTCGCGCTTCCGCACGCTGGCGCCCCGCATTGCTCGGTTGCTGGAGCAGGGGCGCGGGGTCCTCGTCCTCGCGCCCGACCACGCCACCCTGCGCCGCGCCTGGGAGGGCCTGTCCGGGCTGGCGGCGGCGGCGGGCACGCGGGCGGTGCAGGTCAGCGGGGCGCTGACCCCGGAGGAACGCGAGCACACCTGGCACCTGATCCGCACGGGGGCGGCCCGGCTGGTGGTCGGGAGTTACCTCGCCCTTGTCACCCCCCTGGAGGACCCTGCCCTGATCGTGGTGCTGGAGGAGGGCAGCGACGCCTACAAGCTCCAGTCCGGCTCGCGGGCCTTCGTCCCCGACGTGGCCGCGCGGGTGGCGACCTGTCACGACGCGGCCCTCGCGCTGGTCGGCGTGGCCCCCGCCGCCGAGAGCGTGCCCCTCCCCGGCGCCGTGCTGCCCCCGCCCCGACTGCGGCTGCATGTGGTGGACTACGCCAACCCGCCCGAACAGCCCGAGCTGGGGCCGCTGTCGTCCGTTCACCTGACGCCCGGCGACCTGGGCTACCCCCTCAGCCACGACCTCGTGCGCCTCCTGCGGCAGGTGCAGGAGCGGGGACGGCAGGCGGCGCTGCTGGCGCCCCGGCGGGGCTACTCGGCCCTGCTGCGCTGCCCCTCCTGCGACCACACGCCGGGGTGCCGCAACTGCGACGTGCCGCTGCGCTTTCACCAGGGCACCCGGCAGCTCACCTGCCACCAGTGCGGTTACCACGAGCCTGTCCCCGACCGCTGCGACGAATGCGGCGAGCAGATGTGGAAGGCCCGTGGCCCCGGCACCGAGTGGATCGCCGCCGAGGTCGCCCGGCTGGTGCCCGGCCTGCCCGTCTACCGCTGCGACCGCGACCGTCAGGACGACCTCTCGCCTCTGCACGCGGGGGAGGGCGGCGTGGTCGTGGGCACCCAGCTCCTGCTCTCGGGCGAGGCCCCGCCGAATCTCGCCCTGATCGGGGTGACGCTGGCGGACACCTGGCTGAACGTCTCGGACTTCCGCGCCTCCGAGCGCTACCACCGCCTGCTGCGGCAACTCGGCGAGTGGCACGTCACGCGCCCGCCGCTGCTGGTGGTGCAGACCTTCCAGGCCCAGCACCCCGCCCTGCGGGTGATGGTGGACGGCAAGGACGCCCTGGCCTACCCCGCCGCCGAGGAGCGTGCCCGCAAGGCCCTGGGCTACCCGCCCCACGCCCGCCTCGCCCAGGTGGAGGTCGCCGCCCGCGAGGCCCGCCGCGCCAAGGAGGTCGCTGCCGAGGTCTTCGACGCCCTGCACGGGGCCGGGGCCACCGAGGGGGAGGTCCTGGGTCCGGCCCCCAGCCCGGTCGCCCGGTTGCGCGGCGTCTACCCCTACCACCTGCTGCTGCGGGCACGGAACGACACCCGCCTCTCGGAGTTGCTCGCCACGCTGGACCGCCCCTGGCGGGCGCGGGTGCGGGTGGACGTGAATCCGCGGGGAGGGTTGTAG
- a CDS encoding DMT family transporter, whose translation MPTPARSGLLLALLAALSFATLGIWGKLAGEVELGTFEVLAWRFGLVAAVLLPFAGRGMTLRERGPLLGAGVVYVLATFCYFGALGRITAGATGLLLYLAPAFVILFGWLAGRRPDAARLGAVALAALGLGLVVGLPGAGDRDPLGLALGAGAGALYAAYLLASEHWLRGVTPLAATGHLALVGAVAFGGLAGARGELGVPDTAAQWGVVLGMAVLPTLIAVPALYGAVARLGAARASLLGTLEPLFTVGLAFLVLGEPLRPAMLLGGALILAGAALAQKPEPITASAPSPAPSPLS comes from the coding sequence ATGCCCACCCCCGCCCGCTCCGGCCTCCTCCTCGCCCTGCTTGCCGCGCTGAGTTTCGCTACGCTGGGCATCTGGGGCAAGCTCGCGGGGGAGGTGGAGCTGGGGACGTTTGAAGTGCTCGCGTGGCGCTTCGGGCTGGTCGCCGCCGTGCTGCTGCCGTTCGCGGGCCGGGGAATGACCTTGCGGGAGCGGGGGCCGTTGCTGGGGGCCGGGGTGGTCTACGTGCTGGCGACCTTCTGCTATTTCGGGGCGCTGGGGCGCATCACGGCGGGGGCGACGGGGCTGCTGCTGTACCTCGCGCCCGCCTTCGTGATCCTGTTCGGATGGCTGGCGGGGCGGCGACCGGACGCGGCGCGGTTGGGGGCGGTGGCGCTGGCCGCCCTGGGATTGGGTCTCGTCGTGGGGCTGCCGGGGGCAGGCGACCGGGACCCGCTGGGGCTGGCGCTGGGGGCCGGGGCGGGGGCGCTGTACGCGGCCTATCTGCTCGCCTCCGAACACTGGCTGCGGGGGGTCACGCCGCTGGCCGCGACCGGACACCTCGCGCTGGTGGGGGCGGTCGCCTTCGGGGGGCTGGCCGGGGCGCGGGGCGAACTGGGGGTGCCGGACACCGCTGCGCAGTGGGGCGTGGTGTTGGGCATGGCCGTGCTGCCCACCCTGATCGCGGTGCCCGCCCTGTACGGGGCCGTCGCCCGGCTGGGGGCGGCGCGGGCCAGCCTGCTGGGGACGTTGGAGCCGCTGTTCACGGTGGGACTGGCCTTCCTGGTGCTGGGGGAACCCCTGCGGCCCGCCATGCTGCTGGGCGGGGCGCTGATCCTGGCGGGGGCGGCGCTGGCGCAAAAGCCCGAGCCGATCACCGCTTCCGCGCCCTCCCCGGCCCCGTCTCCCCTATCCTGA
- a CDS encoding penicillin acylase family protein, whose amino-acid sequence MRLMGRVGRGLLWVVLVVLLLALAAVLWLRGTSRPQVTGEMRLAGLSGPVTVTRDAWGVPHIRAEASDEDAIFALGFTHWQDRAWQMDFQRRVTQGRLSEVLGEAALSQDRFLRTWGFYRAAQSALPALSERSRRMIRAYTAGVNAAMRQGKVAPEFRILGYAPEPWTEVDAIAWSKLMAYDLGGNWDEELLAARVQEKLGEGSLDAIRPPYPQGATTILSGNEVGEENAAPAGASAVTLPDATLAALRTHLEAARSLGMERVPGKGSNNWVISGSRTQSGKPILADDPHLALSSPMLWYLADLRGPTLRVIGASIPGLPSIVIGRNDRIAWGVTNVNPDVQDLYVESASARLTERTEIIKVKGGEDVRLVVRESEHGPIISDVGAGALGPRVALKWTALQPGDTTLDAFLGLNYAQNWQDFRAALRPYVAPSQSFVYADVDGNVGYAAPGRVPVREGWDGSQPVPGDGSREWQGFIPYEELPATLNPQDGLVVTANNKVLPGGADPLGNIRNWAEPYRAERITALLTAKPQGLTLDDVKAVQLDTVSLVWRDLQPLLLATQPDGDLSRAALEQLRGWNGNQTTNSVPSTIYEAWLAELQAMAGDELGDDTRLNSLAVREQLREDGELCRSQATRVENCADLLRVSLKAAVDGLAGRLGGDMDGWTYGRVHTVASDHVMGEDARVAWLFNHAAPTPGGTNTVNVARPDPQTLRQTHGPSYRHIVDLADMNRSLYIGSLGQGGNPLGEHVSDQQGKWASGEYLPMSTDEGDWGRTVTLTLQPGE is encoded by the coding sequence ATGCGCTTGATGGGACGGGTAGGCCGGGGCCTGCTCTGGGTGGTGTTGGTCGTGCTGCTGCTCGCGCTGGCGGCGGTGCTGTGGCTGCGGGGCACGTCGCGGCCCCAGGTGACGGGCGAGATGCGGCTCGCGGGCCTCTCGGGGCCGGTGACGGTCACGCGCGACGCGTGGGGGGTGCCGCATATCCGGGCCGAGGCGTCGGACGAGGACGCGATCTTCGCGCTGGGCTTCACCCACTGGCAGGACCGGGCGTGGCAGATGGACTTTCAGCGCCGGGTGACCCAGGGGCGGCTCTCGGAGGTGCTGGGCGAGGCGGCCCTCTCGCAAGACCGCTTTCTGCGGACGTGGGGCTTTTACCGGGCGGCGCAGTCGGCCCTCCCCGCCCTGTCGGAGCGCTCTCGGCGGATGATTCGGGCGTACACGGCGGGCGTGAACGCGGCGATGCGGCAGGGGAAGGTGGCCCCCGAATTCCGGATTCTGGGCTATGCGCCCGAGCCCTGGACCGAGGTGGACGCCATCGCCTGGAGCAAGCTGATGGCCTACGACCTCGGCGGCAACTGGGACGAGGAACTGCTCGCGGCGCGGGTGCAGGAGAAGCTCGGGGAGGGCAGCCTGGACGCTATCCGGCCCCCCTACCCCCAGGGCGCGACCACCATCCTGAGCGGGAACGAGGTGGGCGAGGAGAACGCGGCCCCGGCGGGCGCGAGCGCCGTCACCCTGCCGGACGCGACCCTGGCCGCCCTGCGGACCCATCTGGAGGCGGCCCGCTCGCTGGGGATGGAGCGGGTGCCCGGCAAGGGGAGCAACAACTGGGTGATCTCCGGGAGCCGCACCCAGAGCGGCAAGCCCATCCTGGCCGACGACCCGCACCTCGCGCTCAGCAGCCCGATGCTGTGGTACCTCGCCGACCTGCGCGGGCCGACCCTGCGGGTGATCGGGGCGAGCATTCCGGGCCTCCCCAGCATCGTGATCGGCCGCAACGACCGCATCGCCTGGGGCGTGACGAACGTGAACCCCGACGTGCAGGACCTCTACGTGGAATCGGCGTCGGCCCGCCTGACCGAACGCACCGAGATCATCAAGGTCAAGGGCGGCGAGGACGTGCGCCTCGTCGTGCGCGAGAGTGAGCACGGGCCGATCATCTCGGACGTGGGGGCGGGGGCGCTGGGGCCACGCGTGGCGCTGAAGTGGACCGCCCTGCAACCCGGCGACACCACCCTGGACGCCTTCCTGGGGCTGAACTACGCGCAGAATTGGCAGGACTTCCGGGCGGCGCTGCGGCCCTACGTGGCTCCCAGCCAGAGCTTCGTGTATGCCGACGTGGACGGCAACGTGGGGTATGCGGCGCCGGGACGGGTGCCCGTGCGCGAAGGCTGGGACGGCTCCCAGCCCGTGCCCGGCGACGGCTCGCGCGAGTGGCAGGGCTTCATTCCCTACGAGGAACTGCCCGCCACCCTCAACCCGCAGGACGGCCTCGTCGTGACCGCCAACAACAAGGTGCTGCCGGGCGGGGCCGATCCCCTCGGCAACATTCGCAACTGGGCCGAGCCGTACCGCGCCGAGCGCATCACCGCGCTGCTGACCGCCAAGCCGCAGGGCCTGACGCTGGACGACGTGAAGGCGGTGCAACTGGACACGGTGAGCCTGGTCTGGCGCGACCTCCAGCCCCTGCTGCTCGCCACCCAGCCGGACGGGGACCTCAGCCGGGCGGCGCTGGAGCAGTTGCGCGGTTGGAATGGGAACCAGACCACGAACAGCGTGCCCAGCACGATCTACGAGGCGTGGCTGGCCGAGTTGCAGGCGATGGCGGGGGATGAACTGGGCGACGACACCCGCCTGAACTCGCTGGCGGTGCGCGAGCAACTGCGGGAAGACGGCGAGCTGTGCCGCTCGCAGGCCACCCGCGTGGAGAATTGTGCCGACCTGCTGCGCGTCAGCCTGAAGGCGGCGGTGGACGGCCTCGCCGGGCGGCTGGGGGGCGACATGGACGGCTGGACCTATGGCCGGGTCCACACGGTCGCCAGTGACCACGTGATGGGCGAGGACGCCCGCGTCGCGTGGCTGTTCAACCACGCCGCGCCCACCCCCGGCGGCACGAACACCGTGAACGTGGCCCGCCCCGATCCCCAGACGCTGCGCCAGACGCACGGCCCGAGCTACCGCCACATCGTGGACCTGGCCGACATGAACCGCAGCCTCTATATCGGCAGCCTGGGCCAGGGGGGCAACCCGCTGGGCGAGCACGTCAGCGACCAGCAGGGCAAGTGGGCCTCGGGCGAGTACCTCCCCATGAGCACCGACGAGGGGGACTGGGGCCGCACGGTGACGCTGACGTTGCAGCCGGGCGAATAA
- a CDS encoding nitric oxide synthase oxygenase: MSAAAVSPPTGPAPDALLAEAERFLRLYADEHGHGPREREARLAEVQAEVARTGAYTLRTAELAHGARVAWRNSSRCVGRLPWRALEVRDLRHVTHPDDVFAYLMAHLHDALGGGRIRPVISIFGPGVRVHNDQLLRYAGYRQPDGTVVGDPQNVPLTGHLRRLGWAGGPGTAFDVLPLAIEGRGRVQLYCLPGDATCQVPITHPDCPGVGELGLRWFALPVLSNMTLEVGGLSFPAAPFNGWYLQTEIAARNLADEGRYDALPGVARALGLDLSPRRLWRDRALVELNVAVLHSFDRAGVRITDHHAVTRQFVRFEAEEERAGRAVRGRWSWLIPPLSPATTPVWHRQYTDREERPGFFPQPPAWQEERVEAVCPFTGRLQGAAAD, from the coding sequence ATGTCTGCCGCCGCTGTCTCCCCGCCGACTGGACCGGCCCCGGACGCGCTGCTGGCCGAGGCCGAACGCTTCCTGCGCCTCTATGCCGACGAGCACGGGCACGGTCCCCGCGAGCGGGAGGCGCGGCTGGCCGAGGTCCAGGCGGAGGTGGCCCGCACGGGGGCGTACACCCTCCGCACGGCGGAACTCGCGCACGGGGCGCGGGTGGCGTGGCGGAACAGCAGCCGCTGCGTGGGCCGATTGCCCTGGCGGGCGCTGGAGGTGCGCGACCTGCGGCACGTCACCCACCCCGACGACGTGTTCGCCTACCTCATGGCGCACCTGCACGACGCGCTGGGGGGTGGGCGCATCCGGCCGGTTATCAGCATCTTCGGTCCCGGCGTGCGCGTTCACAACGACCAACTGCTGCGCTACGCAGGCTACCGCCAGCCAGACGGTACGGTGGTGGGCGACCCGCAGAACGTGCCCCTCACGGGGCACCTGCGTCGCCTGGGGTGGGCGGGTGGCCCCGGCACCGCTTTTGATGTGCTGCCGCTCGCCATCGAGGGCCGGGGCCGGGTGCAGCTCTACTGCCTGCCGGGGGACGCGACCTGTCAGGTGCCCATCACCCACCCCGACTGCCCCGGCGTGGGCGAGCTGGGGCTGCGCTGGTTCGCCCTCCCGGTCCTGAGCAACATGACGCTGGAGGTCGGGGGCCTGAGCTTTCCCGCCGCCCCCTTCAACGGCTGGTACCTCCAGACCGAGATCGCCGCCCGCAACCTCGCGGACGAGGGGCGCTACGACGCCCTTCCGGGGGTGGCGCGGGCGCTGGGGCTGGACCTCTCGCCCCGGCGGCTGTGGCGGGACCGGGCGCTGGTGGAACTGAATGTGGCGGTGCTGCACTCCTTTGACCGGGCGGGGGTCCGCATCACCGACCACCACGCGGTCACCCGGCAATTCGTCCGCTTCGAGGCCGAGGAGGAGCGGGCCGGGCGAGCGGTGCGGGGCCGCTGGTCGTGGCTGATTCCGCCCCTCTCGCCCGCGACCACCCCGGTGTGGCACCGCCAGTACACCGACCGGGAGGAACGGCCCGGCTTCTTTCCCCAGCCCCCCGCGTGGCAGGAGGAACGAGTGGAGGCCGTCTGCCCCTTTACCGGGAGGCTGCAAGGGGCAGCGGCGGACTGA
- a CDS encoding secondary thiamine-phosphate synthase enzyme YjbQ — protein MWAQHDLRLRPLPRGFHLVTREVVAAVPELARVRAGLLHVFVQHTSASLALNENASPDVRRDFERYFNHLVPDGWPEFEHTLEGPDDMAAHIKASLLGPSLTLPVRAGRLALGTWQGIYLCEHRDDGGARRLVLTLQGEEG, from the coding sequence ATGTGGGCCCAACACGACCTGCGCCTCCGCCCCCTCCCGCGCGGCTTTCACCTGGTCACCCGCGAGGTCGTCGCCGCCGTGCCCGAACTCGCACGGGTGCGGGCGGGCCTCCTGCACGTCTTCGTTCAGCACACCTCGGCCAGCCTCGCCCTGAACGAGAACGCCTCGCCGGACGTGCGGCGGGACTTCGAGCGGTACTTCAATCATCTCGTGCCCGACGGCTGGCCGGAGTTCGAGCACACCCTGGAAGGCCCCGACGACATGGCCGCGCACATCAAGGCCAGCCTGCTGGGGCCGTCCCTGACCCTGCCCGTACGCGCGGGGCGGCTGGCGCTGGGGACGTGGCAGGGGATCTACCTGTGCGAGCACCGGGACGACGGGGGAGCGCGGCGGCTGGTGCTGACCTTGCAGGGCGAGGAGGGGTAA